A window from Takifugu rubripes unplaced genomic scaffold, fTakRub1.2, whole genome shotgun sequence encodes these proteins:
- the LOC105419032 gene encoding protein SOGA1-like, with amino-acid sequence MFLTSGASQGASPARQPPAAGKPSVAAVCGPETGSQRYGGLVQEFFRNVCSSRTQEGVALPGERVRRDSLVGLAGGFGGGSSEAKPECVALGVGGHRALVCLAGNNDNVTRIVNRRFMRQTVGEEMVSIMGGGKEMNSTGAAGSWTEDAPCDCVGQSSCAAQPSRTVARLSLGQCKHRTPDSAAAPEEKTETCND; translated from the exons ATGTTTTTAACCTCAGGAGCCAGCCAGGGGGCTAGTCCAGCACGGCAGCCTCCTGCTGCGGGAAAACCCTCCGTTGCTGCAGTCTGTGGACCCGAGACCGGCTCTCAGAGGTACGGAGGTCTCGTCCAAGAGTTCTTTAGGAATGTATGCAGCAGCCGTACCCAGGAAGGAGTGGCCCTGCCTGGGGAGAGGGTGCGGAGAGACTCTCTCGTGGGTCTGGCGGGTGGGTTTGGCGGCGGCAGCAGTGAGGCCAAACCAGAGTGCGTGGCGTTAGGAGTCGGAGGCCACAGGGCGCTGGTGTGTTTGGCTGGGAACAATGACAACGTGACCAGGATCGTGAATAGGAGATTCATGAGACAGACTGTTGGGGAGGAGATGGTCAGCATcatgggaggagggaaggaaatgaACAGCACAGGAGCCGCGGGATCCTGGACAGAG gatgcaccttgCGACTGTGTTGGCCAGTCTTCCTGCGCCGCCCAGCCATCAAGAACTGTGGCTCGCCTCTCGCTCGGACAGTGCAAGCACCGCACGCCAGACTCTGCGGCAGCACCTGAGGAAAAGACGGAAACATGCAATGACTGA